A single region of the Erythrobacter sp. HL-111 genome encodes:
- a CDS encoding YbhB/YbcL family Raf kinase inhibitor-like protein, producing the protein MTGLPQWLAGKLPAGARHPGLAIAALGDEKTLARGGFALTSPAFAAGDELDPCFTAKEEDAVAPPLEWSAPPPGSQEIVILVEDASSPGEEPQCHWLVWGLPGQKGKLLEGETPPRTGKNAAGNSEWLLPNPPLGETRHYVFQAFATELPLTTMPGATRAEIVRALTGQVTACAVLPAPFTGTTADDGAPATDDF; encoded by the coding sequence ATGACAGGATTACCGCAATGGCTCGCCGGGAAACTGCCCGCGGGCGCGCGCCATCCCGGGCTCGCCATCGCCGCGCTCGGCGATGAGAAGACGCTCGCCAGGGGCGGCTTCGCGCTGACCAGCCCAGCCTTCGCCGCCGGGGACGAACTCGACCCGTGCTTCACCGCCAAGGAGGAGGACGCGGTCGCGCCGCCGCTCGAATGGAGCGCGCCGCCGCCGGGCTCGCAGGAGATCGTGATCCTGGTCGAGGACGCCTCGAGCCCGGGCGAGGAGCCGCAGTGCCACTGGCTCGTCTGGGGCCTGCCCGGGCAGAAGGGCAAGCTGCTCGAAGGCGAGACCCCGCCGCGCACCGGCAAGAACGCGGCCGGCAATTCGGAATGGCTGCTGCCCAACCCGCCTCTGGGCGAAACGCGGCACTACGTCTTCCAGGCCTTCGCGACCGAATTGCCGCTGACCACCATGCCCGGTGCCACGCGCGCGGAGATCGTGCGGGCGCTGACCGGCCAGGTGACCGCCTGCGCCGTGCTGCCCGCGCCCTTCACCGGCACGACCGCCGACGACGGCGCCCCTGCGACGGACGATTTTTGA